One window of the Chitinophaga niabensis genome contains the following:
- a CDS encoding riboflavin synthase, with translation MFTGIIETMGTVTSAVKEGANLELTISSALAPELKVDQSISHNGVCLTVTAIAADQYTTTAVAETLLKSNLGSLQTGQTVNLERAMIFNSRIDGHIVQGHVDSTGTCLSVEEQNGSWLYRIGFPPQFASLIVEKGSICMNGISLTVFDITNDAFSVAIIPYTYEHTNIQHLTPGASVNLEFDILGKYVARQLQINK, from the coding sequence ATGTTTACAGGCATTATTGAAACCATGGGTACGGTTACTTCGGCCGTAAAGGAAGGAGCAAACCTGGAATTAACCATCAGCTCGGCATTGGCACCTGAATTAAAGGTGGATCAAAGTATCTCTCATAACGGCGTTTGCCTCACTGTTACCGCTATTGCAGCGGACCAATATACAACTACCGCGGTGGCGGAAACTTTGTTAAAAAGCAACCTGGGCAGCCTGCAGACGGGCCAGACGGTGAACCTGGAAAGGGCTATGATCTTCAACAGCCGTATAGACGGGCATATTGTACAGGGGCATGTGGACAGTACCGGCACCTGCCTTTCCGTTGAAGAACAGAACGGCAGCTGGTTATACCGCATTGGCTTCCCTCCGCAATTTGCCTCCCTGATCGTGGAAAAGGGTTCTATCTGCATGAACGGCATCAGCCTTACGGTATTTGACATCACCAATGATGCTTTTTCAGTAGCCATCATCCCTTATACTTACGAGCACACTAATATTCAGCATCTTACGCCCGGTGCCTCCGTGAACCTGGAATTTGACATCCTTGGTAAATACGTGGCCCGGCAATTACAAATCAACAAATGA
- a CDS encoding NAD(P)H-dependent flavin oxidoreductase: protein MNHPLSRELGMKYPLIMAPMFLVSNEPMIKAAIRAGIAGTFPSLNYRKEGELQALLERLNETRAQHQQGTYGVNLIVQKTNPLYKKHLDASVAAKVPFYITSLGNPKEVIEAAHAYGGKVICDVTNMEHAQKAVQYGADGLIAVCSGAGGHAGPYPMHVLIPALKKAFPHIPIIAAGGIATGQQMASALVLGADMVSIGTRFIASLEATVSEEYKQAIVDHGMEDIVLTERLSGTPCNIINTPEAKKMGYKQTAWEKWLSRNPRTKKYYKMMVQLKGMKKLQKAVKPGNYAHLWSAGQSVEMVDDIIGVEEIVARLIHEYDQSLLAFKS from the coding sequence ATGAACCATCCTCTTTCCCGGGAACTGGGTATGAAATATCCGCTGATCATGGCGCCCATGTTCCTTGTGAGTAATGAACCCATGATAAAAGCAGCCATCCGTGCAGGTATTGCAGGCACTTTCCCTTCCCTCAACTATCGTAAGGAAGGAGAGCTCCAGGCTTTGCTGGAGAGGTTGAATGAAACCAGGGCACAGCACCAGCAAGGCACTTATGGTGTAAACCTGATTGTACAGAAAACAAACCCGCTCTATAAAAAACACCTGGATGCCAGTGTGGCGGCCAAAGTTCCTTTTTACATCACTTCCCTGGGAAATCCCAAAGAGGTGATAGAGGCCGCTCATGCTTATGGCGGCAAAGTGATCTGTGATGTAACGAACATGGAGCATGCGCAAAAAGCTGTGCAGTATGGAGCGGATGGCCTTATTGCCGTATGCTCGGGTGCAGGCGGCCATGCAGGCCCCTACCCTATGCATGTATTAATCCCGGCGCTTAAAAAAGCATTCCCGCATATTCCGATCATTGCCGCCGGTGGTATTGCTACGGGTCAGCAAATGGCCAGTGCTTTGGTATTGGGGGCAGATATGGTATCCATAGGCACCCGTTTTATTGCCAGCCTGGAAGCTACGGTAAGTGAGGAATACAAACAGGCGATTGTGGACCATGGCATGGAAGATATTGTACTCACGGAACGCCTTTCCGGCACTCCCTGCAACATCATCAATACACCTGAAGCAAAGAAGATGGGATATAAACAAACTGCCTGGGAGAAATGGCTTTCCCGTAATCCACGCACCAAGAAGTATTACAAAATGATGGTGCAGCTGAAGGGAATGAAGAAACTGCAAAAGGCCGTGAAACCCGGTAACTATGCGCATCTCTGGAGCGCAGGGCAGAGTGTGGAAATGGTGGATGATATCATTGGTGTGGAAGAGATCGTTGCACGCCTGATACATGAATATGATCAAAGCCTGCTGGCCTTCAAATCTTAA
- the tuf gene encoding elongation factor Tu, whose amino-acid sequence MAKETFKRDKPHVNIGTIGHVDHGKTTLTAAITTILANKGLAEKKGYDEIDAAPEEKERGITINTAHVEYQTVNRHYAHVDCPGHADYVKNMITGAAQMDGAILVVAATDGPMPQTKEHILLARQVGVPRIVVFMNKVDLVDDPELLELVEIEIRDLLSSYGFDGDNVPIIQGSATGALAGDANWVSKIDELMEAVDTYIPLPPRPVDQPFLMSVEDVFSITGRGTVATGRIERGRIKVGENVEIVGLIPESLKSTCTGVEMFKKLLDEGEAGDNAGLLLRGIEKTQIRRGMVICQPGSITPHTDFKCEVYVLSKEEGGRHTPFFQKYRPQFYFRTTDVTGEVELPAGVEMVMPGDNIGLVVKLIQPIAMEKGLKFAIREGGRTVGAGQVTEILK is encoded by the coding sequence ATGGCAAAAGAAACCTTTAAGCGGGATAAACCCCACGTTAACATTGGTACCATCGGTCACGTGGACCACGGTAAAACTACCTTGACTGCTGCCATTACTACAATTCTGGCAAACAAGGGTCTGGCTGAGAAGAAAGGATATGATGAGATCGATGCAGCGCCTGAAGAAAAAGAAAGAGGTATTACCATCAATACAGCACACGTTGAGTATCAGACTGTAAACCGTCACTACGCACACGTTGACTGTCCAGGCCACGCCGACTATGTGAAGAACATGATCACCGGTGCAGCTCAGATGGATGGTGCAATCCTCGTGGTAGCCGCTACAGATGGTCCAATGCCACAAACGAAAGAACACATCCTCCTCGCTCGTCAGGTAGGTGTTCCCCGTATCGTAGTATTCATGAACAAAGTTGACCTGGTTGATGATCCGGAATTGCTGGAACTGGTTGAGATCGAGATCCGCGACCTGTTGTCTTCATACGGTTTTGATGGCGATAATGTGCCCATCATCCAAGGTTCTGCAACCGGCGCTCTCGCTGGCGATGCTAACTGGGTATCTAAGATCGATGAACTGATGGAAGCTGTAGATACTTACATTCCGCTGCCTCCTCGTCCGGTTGATCAACCGTTCCTGATGTCTGTAGAAGACGTATTCTCTATCACTGGTCGTGGTACCGTTGCTACTGGTCGTATCGAACGCGGTCGTATCAAAGTTGGTGAGAACGTTGAGATCGTAGGTCTGATCCCTGAGTCTCTGAAATCTACCTGCACCGGTGTTGAGATGTTCAAAAAACTGTTGGATGAAGGTGAAGCTGGTGACAACGCCGGTCTGCTGCTCCGCGGTATTGAGAAAACTCAGATCCGTCGTGGTATGGTTATCTGCCAGCCAGGTTCTATCACTCCGCACACTGACTTCAAATGCGAAGTATACGTACTGAGCAAAGAAGAAGGTGGCCGTCACACTCCATTCTTCCAAAAATACCGTCCTCAGTTCTACTTCCGTACAACTGACGTAACTGGTGAGGTTGAATTACCAGCAGGTGTTGAAATGGTTATGCCCGGTGATAACATCGGTCTGGTTGTTAAACTGATCCAGCCTATCGCTATGGAAAAAGGTCTGAAATTCGCTATCCGCGAAGGCGGACGTACCGTAGGTGCTGGTCAGGTTACAGAAATCCTGAAATAA
- a CDS encoding DUF1579 domain-containing protein, with protein sequence MKRTLLILITCFIAFSVNAQDEAAQKNWMEYATPGSMQKMIAMSDGTWATDMTFWMAPGAPPSKSSGTCTNKMILGGRFQESKHTASFAGQPFEGIGTMGYDNLKKVFQSSWVDNMSTGIMYMEGKWDDATRSVTFTGKCTNPATGKEMTVREVYKVIDDNTHQMEMFQMENGTEYKSMEMKMTRK encoded by the coding sequence ATGAAACGCACATTGTTAATTCTCATCACCTGCTTTATTGCTTTTTCTGTGAATGCTCAGGATGAAGCTGCACAAAAGAACTGGATGGAATATGCTACTCCCGGTTCCATGCAAAAAATGATCGCCATGTCTGACGGAACATGGGCTACGGACATGACCTTCTGGATGGCCCCCGGTGCCCCTCCTTCCAAATCAAGCGGCACCTGTACCAACAAAATGATCCTTGGAGGCCGGTTCCAGGAATCCAAACACACCGCCTCCTTTGCCGGTCAGCCTTTTGAAGGCATTGGCACAATGGGGTACGACAATCTGAAAAAGGTATTCCAAAGCTCATGGGTGGATAACATGAGTACCGGTATTATGTACATGGAAGGCAAATGGGACGATGCCACCCGTTCCGTTACCTTTACGGGCAAATGCACCAATCCTGCCACAGGCAAGGAAATGACCGTTAGGGAGGTGTACAAGGTCATAGACGACAACACCCACCAGATGGAGATGTTCCAGATGGAAAACGGAACAGAATACAAGTCTATGGAAATGAAGATGACCCGTAAATAA
- the truB gene encoding tRNA pseudouridine(55) synthase TruB — protein MSEPINYQEGAVLLFNKPLTWTSFDVVRKVRNTTKAKIGHAGTLDPLATGLLICCTGKMTKKINEYQAQEKEYTGTFTLGATTPTFDLESAPENQQPVPALDQAGLQAFADKFVGAIQQLPPIHSAIKQNGTPIYHLARKGVDVKVEPRNITIYAFEITKVALPVVHFRVQCSTGTYIRSLANDFGAAIGCGGYLSSLCRTKIGAFKLEDAMEVADFIEQYKQAHQNG, from the coding sequence ATGTCCGAACCAATTAATTACCAGGAAGGCGCTGTGCTGTTGTTCAATAAACCGTTAACCTGGACCTCCTTTGATGTAGTAAGGAAGGTTAGAAATACCACCAAAGCCAAGATAGGCCATGCCGGCACTTTAGATCCCCTCGCAACGGGACTGCTGATCTGCTGCACAGGTAAAATGACCAAAAAGATCAACGAATACCAGGCACAGGAAAAAGAGTACACGGGCACTTTCACACTTGGCGCCACCACCCCTACTTTCGATCTGGAATCTGCGCCGGAAAACCAGCAACCTGTTCCCGCATTGGACCAGGCAGGGTTACAGGCTTTTGCGGATAAATTCGTGGGCGCCATTCAACAACTTCCTCCCATTCATTCCGCCATCAAACAAAATGGCACGCCTATTTACCACCTGGCCCGCAAAGGCGTGGATGTAAAAGTGGAGCCCCGGAATATTACGATCTATGCTTTTGAGATAACGAAAGTGGCTTTGCCTGTGGTGCATTTCAGGGTACAGTGCAGTACGGGTACTTATATCCGTTCACTGGCCAATGATTTTGGTGCTGCTATCGGCTGCGGAGGTTACCTGAGCAGTTTATGCCGTACGAAGATCGGTGCCTTTAAACTGGAAGATGCGATGGAGGTAGCTGATTTCATTGAGCAGTATAAACAGGCACATCAGAACGGATAA
- a CDS encoding tyrosine-type recombinase/integrase translates to MKEDHLIPLAKEFLAYYAGVKRKSPRTVELYTVNLSQFFEYLALQYDGIPLKDIRSLHIQSWLVDGLKGRPESPDTIAPGTIRHKISTLRSFFKYAVRQQVIGQSPMVKVVSPKLRKRLPVFVEQKGMEQLEQNSVEGEEIFGDDFKGATAQLIIALLYQTGIRQAELLGIKLYDVDVSNSQIKVLGKGNKERIIPLSNELVHHIQAYDARKRQELENPELEYLLVNEKGSRVSKGYVYRLVKAALSQVTTISKRSPHVLRHTFATHLVNNGAQLNAVKDLLGHSSLASTQVYTHNTIESLKKAYRQAHPKA, encoded by the coding sequence ATGAAGGAAGACCATCTGATACCACTGGCAAAAGAGTTCCTCGCCTACTATGCAGGCGTTAAGCGGAAATCACCGAGAACAGTGGAACTGTACACGGTGAACCTTTCCCAGTTTTTCGAATACCTGGCCCTTCAGTACGATGGAATCCCTTTAAAGGATATTCGTTCCCTTCACATCCAATCCTGGTTAGTAGACGGCTTAAAAGGCAGGCCGGAAAGCCCTGATACCATTGCCCCCGGTACCATCCGTCATAAAATATCCACCTTAAGGTCGTTTTTCAAATACGCCGTTCGCCAGCAGGTGATCGGCCAGAGTCCTATGGTGAAAGTAGTCAGCCCAAAACTGCGGAAACGCCTGCCCGTATTTGTGGAACAGAAGGGCATGGAGCAGCTGGAGCAGAATTCAGTAGAAGGAGAGGAGATCTTTGGGGATGATTTCAAAGGAGCTACTGCTCAACTCATTATTGCCTTATTGTACCAAACCGGTATCCGGCAGGCAGAGCTGCTGGGCATTAAACTTTATGATGTAGATGTAAGCAACAGCCAGATCAAAGTATTGGGAAAAGGCAATAAAGAACGCATCATACCCCTCAGCAATGAACTGGTTCATCACATTCAGGCCTACGATGCCCGTAAACGGCAGGAACTGGAAAATCCTGAGCTGGAATACCTGTTGGTGAACGAAAAGGGAAGCAGGGTCAGCAAAGGATATGTGTACAGACTGGTAAAAGCTGCGCTTAGCCAGGTGACCACCATTTCAAAAAGAAGTCCCCATGTACTGCGGCATACCTTTGCCACCCACCTGGTGAACAACGGGGCACAACTCAATGCAGTAAAGGATCTGCTGGGGCACTCCAGTCTTGCTTCCACCCAGGTATATACCCATAATACCATTGAAAGTCTGAAAAAGGCATATCGTCAGGCACATCCCAAAGCCTAG
- the nusG gene encoding transcription termination/antitermination protein NusG encodes MDDIQLEDTPLDETPQEQSPAPEKPKVETPQAPAHETKWYVLRVVSGKERKVKEYLDIEVRRSDWGNVIFQIFLPVEKVYKVQAGKKVMREKNFYPGYIMIEAMEGRMTDEVIQAIRNVSGVIHFLGKEKPIALRKSEVNKMLGKVDEISDQGLTMSEPYIVGETIKIIDGPFNDFNGVIEEVLEDKKKLKVTVKIFGRATPVELNFMQVEKIS; translated from the coding sequence ATGGATGATATCCAATTAGAAGATACCCCACTGGACGAAACGCCACAGGAACAAAGCCCTGCACCGGAAAAGCCAAAGGTGGAAACACCGCAGGCTCCCGCTCACGAAACCAAATGGTACGTGCTGCGCGTAGTTAGCGGTAAAGAACGGAAAGTAAAAGAATACCTCGATATCGAAGTGCGCCGCAGCGACTGGGGCAATGTGATCTTCCAGATCTTCCTGCCCGTGGAAAAAGTCTATAAAGTGCAGGCTGGTAAAAAAGTGATGCGCGAAAAGAACTTCTATCCGGGCTACATCATGATCGAAGCCATGGAAGGCAGGATGACGGATGAAGTGATCCAGGCTATCCGCAACGTTTCAGGTGTGATCCACTTCCTCGGAAAAGAAAAACCCATCGCACTCCGCAAATCAGAAGTAAACAAAATGCTGGGTAAAGTGGATGAGATCTCCGATCAGGGCCTCACCATGAGCGAACCATACATCGTGGGAGAAACCATCAAGATCATCGATGGACCATTCAACGATTTCAATGGCGTGATCGAAGAAGTACTGGAAGACAAGAAGAAACTGAAAGTAACGGTGAAGATCTTCGGCCGTGCTACACCAGTGGAACTGAACTTCATGCAGGTAGAAAAGATCAGCTAA
- the rpsU gene encoding 30S ribosomal protein S21, which yields MLIIDSKDCENIDKALKKYKKKFEKAKILLQLRERQSFTKPSIRRRTEVLKAVYKLQVASGKFE from the coding sequence ATGTTAATCATCGATTCTAAAGATTGCGAAAACATAGACAAAGCGCTTAAAAAGTATAAGAAGAAATTTGAGAAAGCGAAGATTTTGCTGCAACTCAGAGAGCGTCAGTCATTTACCAAGCCTTCTATCCGTCGCAGGACTGAAGTGCTGAAAGCTGTTTACAAACTGCAGGTAGCTTCCGGTAAATTCGAGTAA
- a CDS encoding TrmH family RNA methyltransferase: MISKAQIKYIQSLQHKKYRQKFGQFVAEGDKIVQELLQGTYGVKAVYATKTWLEAQAPLAQKSMEVLEVDEAVLKQLSSLSTPNQAVALVDIPSAPQPVLQGNITLALEAIRDPGNMGTIIRIADWFGVRQIICTPDCVDAYNAKTIQATMGSIMRVPVIETDLAALLKTPGQVASYAATLHGHNIANTKKLQEGIILIGNESRGLSEEIIALSTHQITIPRIGQAESLNAAVATGIICGRLLI, translated from the coding sequence ATGATTTCAAAGGCGCAAATTAAATATATTCAATCATTACAGCACAAAAAATACAGGCAAAAATTTGGCCAGTTTGTAGCGGAGGGCGATAAGATCGTGCAGGAACTGTTGCAGGGCACTTATGGTGTAAAAGCCGTATATGCTACTAAAACATGGCTGGAAGCACAGGCCCCGCTGGCCCAAAAGAGTATGGAAGTGCTGGAAGTGGATGAAGCGGTTTTGAAACAGCTCTCTTCTCTTTCCACCCCTAACCAGGCGGTGGCGCTGGTGGATATACCTTCTGCCCCGCAGCCTGTACTGCAGGGTAATATCACCCTGGCCCTGGAAGCCATCCGCGACCCCGGGAATATGGGTACCATTATTCGTATAGCCGACTGGTTTGGTGTGCGCCAGATCATCTGCACGCCGGATTGTGTGGATGCCTATAATGCTAAAACCATCCAGGCCACCATGGGCAGCATTATGCGGGTGCCCGTGATAGAAACGGACCTGGCGGCATTACTGAAAACTCCCGGCCAGGTGGCCAGCTACGCTGCTACCCTCCATGGACACAATATTGCCAACACCAAAAAGCTGCAGGAAGGAATTATCCTGATCGGTAACGAATCCCGCGGACTGAGCGAAGAAATTATAGCACTGAGCACTCACCAGATCACTATTCCAAGGATCGGACAGGCAGAATCGCTGAATGCTGCCGTGGCCACGGGGATTATCTGTGGCAGACTGCTTATTTGA
- a CDS encoding HPF/RaiA family ribosome-associated protein: MNVQIQTVRFDADAKLIDHVNKRIQKLTTFYDRIVNVEVFLKLDQLAHQVKDKIAEIKVHIPRHDFFVKHESKSFEESVDLAFEALVNQIKRQKEKNLH, translated from the coding sequence ATGAATGTTCAAATTCAAACTGTGCGTTTCGATGCTGACGCAAAACTTATTGATCATGTGAACAAACGTATTCAAAAACTCACCACCTTTTATGACCGTATCGTAAATGTTGAAGTGTTCCTCAAACTTGATCAGTTAGCCCACCAGGTAAAAGATAAGATAGCCGAGATTAAAGTACACATCCCCCGCCACGATTTCTTCGTGAAACACGAGTCTAAATCTTTCGAAGAGTCCGTCGATCTTGCTTTCGAAGCGCTTGTAAATCAGATCAAACGCCAGAAGGAGAAGAATTTACATTAA
- a CDS encoding BamA/TamA family outer membrane protein — translation MKRSTYPLYVKMPHLAVLLMVCGLWTACSNTRYLQKDQNLLTSTDVNITGKLSSTEKTDLKNDLSSKSLMLQQPNQKLLGTRLKVWLYNQKNYEKKSNWFWNLMLAERNLQEPVIYDSLKTKESVTRMISYLNNQGYFYATATYKENIRRQKASVEYEVNTGKNFVIKKINYDIPDTAISKIVKDNLQFSLLKSNDAYKAGNLDRERERLTRVIRDAGYYKFNRELISFTVDTLNKSLFVDPLNPFESMPTVLSSDQKPLLDIDVEIKLPEDSASDLTKLFYLNKIYVFPDFKLQGNVNDTNYHTTQSRFLTIKYYENIIRPRVLSRAIQLRTNDKYSIQNYNNTVNRLYDLNLWQFVTLTYRESPDTVQKLDAYIQLTPRKKQEISTNFDISTSSDYFVGSGVSFGYRHYNLNRAANELHVNVKGGVEVVKNDSKFDLQAQEYGITADLILPRFVTPFRLRQNNRSTAKTRISAGFNNLRRIDRFNIRNVTGSFGYEWNESVYKRWNVKPLTFTYVGVVLNQEFIDSVVSTSPYLRRSFEPAFVGGENITYIFSNNDVFHQRQNTYFRANFEESGLWLKGVNGALDVLSSKGENLETLSRVNISQFVRLELDYRHYWNYEGSAVATRAYVGLGIPYGQSSVLPYIRQFTAGGPNSIRAWRLRTLGPGSYTDTSRVAQIFPDQTGDMKLEGNIEYRFNLIRLFGGSINLKGATFVDLGNIWMLRKDTSRPGAEFQVGNLYKDLAIGTGAGLRVDFSYFVIRLDFGIPLKKPYPTKNNSGWYIGEWTLGDSRWRRENVTWNVAIGYPF, via the coding sequence TTGAAGAGAAGTACATACCCGTTATATGTAAAGATGCCTCACCTGGCTGTGCTGCTGATGGTATGCGGGTTATGGACTGCCTGTTCCAACACCCGGTACCTGCAGAAAGATCAGAACCTGCTCACCAGCACGGATGTGAACATCACGGGTAAACTCAGCTCAACTGAAAAAACGGACCTGAAAAACGATCTCTCCTCCAAATCCCTGATGCTGCAACAGCCCAACCAGAAATTACTGGGCACCCGCCTGAAGGTCTGGCTGTACAATCAGAAGAATTACGAAAAGAAAAGTAACTGGTTCTGGAACCTGATGCTGGCAGAGCGCAACCTCCAGGAACCTGTTATTTACGATTCCCTGAAAACAAAGGAGTCCGTTACCCGCATGATCTCTTATCTCAATAACCAGGGATACTTTTATGCCACGGCTACTTATAAAGAGAACATCCGGCGCCAGAAAGCCAGCGTGGAGTATGAAGTGAACACCGGCAAAAACTTTGTGATCAAAAAGATCAATTACGATATACCGGACACGGCCATTTCCAAGATCGTAAAAGACAACCTGCAGTTCTCCCTCCTAAAATCCAACGATGCTTATAAAGCGGGTAACCTGGACAGGGAGCGGGAAAGGCTCACCAGGGTGATCCGCGATGCAGGATATTACAAGTTCAACCGGGAGCTGATCTCCTTTACCGTGGATACGCTGAACAAATCGCTCTTCGTAGATCCGCTGAACCCTTTTGAAAGCATGCCTACGGTATTGAGTTCAGACCAGAAGCCTTTACTGGATATAGACGTGGAAATAAAGCTGCCGGAGGATTCCGCCAGTGATCTTACCAAACTCTTTTACCTGAACAAGATCTATGTGTTCCCTGATTTCAAACTGCAGGGAAATGTGAATGATACAAATTATCATACTACACAAAGCCGCTTCCTCACTATCAAGTACTACGAGAATATTATCCGGCCGCGGGTGCTTTCACGTGCCATTCAATTACGTACCAACGATAAGTATTCTATCCAGAACTATAACAATACTGTAAATCGTTTGTACGATCTCAATCTCTGGCAGTTTGTAACGCTTACTTACAGGGAGAGCCCGGACACCGTGCAGAAGCTGGATGCCTACATTCAGCTGACACCCAGGAAAAAACAGGAGATCAGTACCAACTTCGATATCTCTACCAGTAGCGATTACTTTGTGGGTAGTGGCGTGTCTTTTGGTTATCGTCATTACAACCTGAACCGCGCCGCCAATGAACTGCATGTAAATGTAAAGGGAGGGGTGGAAGTAGTGAAGAATGATAGTAAGTTCGATCTGCAGGCACAGGAATATGGCATCACGGCAGACCTCATCCTGCCGCGTTTTGTGACCCCTTTCCGTTTGCGGCAGAACAACCGCTCCACTGCTAAAACACGCATCTCTGCCGGTTTCAATAATCTCCGGCGTATCGACAGGTTCAATATCCGGAATGTGACCGGCTCTTTTGGATATGAATGGAACGAATCTGTTTACAAACGCTGGAATGTAAAACCTTTAACTTTCACGTATGTGGGTGTGGTGTTAAACCAGGAATTCATAGACAGTGTGGTGAGCACCAGTCCATACCTGCGAAGGAGCTTTGAGCCTGCCTTTGTGGGAGGGGAGAATATCACCTACATTTTCAGTAATAACGATGTGTTCCATCAACGGCAGAACACTTATTTCCGCGCTAACTTCGAAGAATCCGGTCTCTGGCTGAAAGGGGTGAATGGCGCGCTGGATGTACTGAGCAGTAAAGGAGAGAACCTGGAAACACTTTCCAGGGTGAACATCTCCCAGTTTGTAAGGCTGGAGCTGGATTACCGGCACTACTGGAATTACGAGGGTTCAGCTGTTGCCACCCGTGCCTATGTAGGTCTGGGTATTCCTTATGGGCAAAGTTCCGTATTGCCTTATATCCGTCAGTTCACAGCTGGTGGCCCTAACAGTATCCGCGCATGGCGGTTACGTACATTAGGCCCCGGTTCTTATACAGACACGTCAAGGGTAGCACAGATCTTCCCGGATCAAACGGGGGATATGAAACTCGAAGGAAACATAGAATACCGTTTTAACCTGATCCGCTTATTTGGCGGCAGCATAAACCTCAAAGGCGCCACCTTTGTGGACCTCGGAAATATCTGGATGTTGCGGAAAGATACTTCCCGCCCTGGTGCAGAGTTCCAGGTGGGTAATTTGTATAAAGACCTTGCAATTGGTACAGGCGCGGGCCTGAGAGTGGATTTCAGTTACTTCGTGATCCGGCTGGACTTTGGTATCCCGCTCAAAAAGCCATACCCCACCAAAAATAACAGTGGCTGGTATATTGGTGAATGGACATTGGGAGATAGCCGCTGGAGGCGGGAGAACGTAACCTGGAACGTAGCGATCGGTTATCCGTTCTGA
- the secE gene encoding preprotein translocase subunit SecE: MNKITNYFRESYHELVHKVSWPTWRELQSSTMIVLIATIIITLMVWGMDSASHLVLSQYYKLFQ, encoded by the coding sequence ATGAACAAAATCACCAACTACTTCAGAGAATCATACCACGAACTGGTTCATAAAGTATCCTGGCCAACCTGGCGGGAACTGCAATCCTCTACCATGATCGTTCTGATCGCCACTATCATCATCACCCTGATGGTTTGGGGAATGGATTCAGCCTCTCACCTCGTTTTATCGCAATACTATAAACTGTTTCAATAA